A section of the Salvelinus sp. IW2-2015 linkage group LG7, ASM291031v2, whole genome shotgun sequence genome encodes:
- the LOC111966061 gene encoding macrophage colony-stimulating factor 1-like codes for MTLHVSAHTQCKTKVKCLCLIVFLSLSLTMGDPGPCRHSITRDHLLTIRRLIDNQLQSGCSITYTFIERRSLSKCCYVKAALPWILELLTSHFRYTQGSDNHSYVLSLTGLIHNIYSQRCVPQINEELEDDPVSFGMSFSSSPSEALGRVQDVLSEYWELVTTRDSPVDWNCEREYRDTEEPPTALPTAXSLTTVSTFWDSEXAPQTGLDGDQXGDLKFDFMVITPSVCGGMMFMFTLYCLVKHKMFHSTYHHTSQVYQNSSLXTDIQDIEMQVQKK; via the exons ATGACCCTTCACGTGTCAGCCCACACTCAGTGCAAAACCAAG GTAAAGTGTCTGTGTTTGATAGTGTTCCTGAGTCTCTCCTTGACCATGGGAGACCCTGGTCCGTGCAGACACTCCATCACCAGAGATCACCTGCTGACCATAAGACGCCTG ATAGATAACCAGTTGCAGAGTGGATGCTCAATAACCTACACATTCATTGAGCGGAGAAGTTTG AGTAAATGTTGTTATGTGAAAGCTGCCCTGCCCTGGATCTTGGAGCTCCTGACCAGCCACTTCAGATACACCCAAGGCTCCGACAACCACAGCTACGTCCTGTCTCTGACCGGTCTCATCCACAACATCTACTCTCAGAGATGTGTACCACAGATCAACGAGGAGCTGGAG GATGACCCAGTGAGCTTTGGGATGTCATTCAGCAGTTCCCCATCAGAGGCCCTGGGGAGGGTCCAGGATGTCCTGTCTGAGTACTGGGAGCTYGTGACCACCAGGGACTCCCCAGTAGACTGGAACTGTGAGAGGGAGTACAGAGACACAGAAGAGCCCCCCACAGCCCTCCCTACAGCTTRCTCTCTGACTACAG TCAGCACTTTTTGGGACTCAGAGAKAGCCCCTCAGACTGGTCTAGACGGAGACCAAGMTGGAGACCTGAAGTTTGATTTCATGGTCATAACTCCATCAGTCTGTGGAGGAATGATGTTCATGTTCACTCTGTATTGCCTCGTCAAACACAAG ATGTTCCACAGTACTTATCATCACACATCACAAGTGTACCAAAACTCAAG TTTGKATACAGATATTCAGGACATTGAGATGCAGGTGCAAAAAAAGTGA